The Tripterygium wilfordii isolate XIE 37 chromosome 23, ASM1340144v1, whole genome shotgun sequence genomic sequence TTGCACGTTTTGAGAGAAGATCCGGAGCTAAGATTAACTGGGAAGAATTCCCAGAGAAGGTGGCAGTGCAGATGAATGATACTCATCCCACACTTTGCATCCCAGAGCTGATGAGAATATTGATAGATTTCAAAGGTTTGAGCTGGAAGGAGGCCTGGAATATTACTCAAAGGTGCTACTTGCCATGATTGCTTCACATTCATGTATCAATTTATTATTTACTCATTACAAAGTCAAGTTTAGTTACTTACATTCCTTAGGTCTTTCCCTGTTTTCTAGAACGGTGGCATATACAAACCATACTGTTCTACCTGAGGCATTGGAGAAATGGAGTCTGGAACTAATGCAGAAATTACTGCCTCGACATGTTGAGATCATAGAAATGATTGATGAGGAGGTAATGCACCGGCCCAAGTATTTTTCTCTTGAAGTTTATATCTCTATTCTAATGCCCGGTCTTTTTTCTTAATAGCTGATTCGCACTATTATTTCGGAGTACGGAACCGAGGATTACAAATTATTGGAGGAGAAATTGAGGGAGATGAGAATATTAGAGAATGTTGATTTGCCTGAAAGCTTTGCAGGTATAATTGTGAAACCAAAGGAAAGCCCTATTGCTGTTCAAGATGAGGAACTTGAAGCCACTGAAGCAGAAATTGAACTTGTTgacgaggaagaggaagaggaagaggaagaggaagaggaagaggaagaggaaggaaAAACCCCTCAGGGAAAAGAGAAGGTGGTTCCAGAACCAGTGCCAGAGCCCCCGAAGATGGCTCGTATGGACAATCTTTGTGTTGAGGAAGATGAAGTTGAAGGAAAAATCCCTCagggaaaagaaaaggtggTTCCAGAACCAGTGCCAGAGCCCCCGAAGATGGTTCGTATGGCCAATCTTTGTGTTGTGGGTGGGCATGCAGTAAATGGAGTAGCTGAGATACATAGTGAAATAGTGAAGGACGAAGTATTTAATGCCTTTTACAAGGTGAAATAAATATGTTGGTTGTTGCTTTGAAGTTCTATTGGTTTAATGCTGATCATTGAGTTTAATAACCTGATCAATGCTTGAATCATTGATCTCTGTGCTATAATTTTTGCAGCTATGGCCTGAGAAGTTTCAAAATAAAACGAATGGGGTCACACCAAGAAGATGGATCTATATCTGCAATCCAGAGTTGAGTAAACTCATCACCAAATGGACTGGTACTGAAGAATGGGTCAAAAATACCGAAAAGCTGGCTGAATTAAGAAAGGTAGTACTGCTTGTTGAATTTGTTGTGGGTAGAATTATCTGGAACAGTGGATTGTGTGTGACTGATTCTGAAATAATATACTTTTAAGGTTCTGTTCGTTTGTCAAAGAACATTATTTTATTGCATAtcattttgatgatgatgataaaatAGTTAATGACATTGGTTAGTGTCGTCAATACATTGAATAGCAGTTTCCCAGAGTTAGAGGTTGATGTTGACCACTATAAAAGGTCAACGCTAGTGGTTGCTGGCGTCATATGGTAGTTCCACAGTGTTTTTTTGTGGCTGATCATGAACAACGGAAATGTGTGAGAAATTCTAGTAATAGCAATAGTGATAGAACCCTTCAATTCACCTTTGAAAGTAACTTACATTCTTGAAAATGTAAATTGTCTGCTGATTTAGAACTGATTGAGAACTTATTGACTTGTTTCTTCTATCACAAAAATTTTTGATTGAGAAATGTAATTTTGACTAACAGatcctttttcatttttcatgtttgaaggatatttctttttcatttacaACATTGGTGTCTGTAATTATGTATGCACCAACAGACTGCATCTGCATGGACACCATTGTAAATGAAATGGGTATTGAAGTGACTTACAAGATATATTTTCCTATATTCCTCTCTGCATCACTGTGTTCATTTTGCATGCTCTGTTTTTAGACATCGTTGTGGGTTGCTCCAGCATGTTGTTTTTGTGTTCTAACCATAATAGGCTGCTGATAATGAGGTTTGAATTATAGTTTGCAGATAATGAGGAACTCGAAGCCCATTGGAGGGCTGTAAAAAGGAACAACAAGTTGAAGGTTGTGTCAttcctaaaacaaaaaacagggTATTCAGTGAGCCCTGATGCAATGTTTGATATCCAGGTCATGTTCCTTCTCAAACAAACAAATGTTATATTTAGCTGTAAATGAACAGACAAAGTTTTATATGATTAACAATGAAGTGAGGCTAAAAACTTTTCACAACCGCCCCTAGAAAATACGCAAAAATTCTTGTGAATAAATGATGGTCATTTATGGAGATCAGATCAGTTTAATGATGAGTAAAAATCAACATGATAAATGGTTTTGCAATTGCATACTCAGCATTAGCAAAATTCCCCACCTTCCTAGTTCATTTTAAAATCTTTCCTATTCCTCACTAAATAAAGTTCATTTTAAAATATCTTATCTTGCGTATTAACAGACTGCATTATAATTGATCACATTCAGGTGAAGCGCATCCATGAATACAAGCGACAACTGTTAAATATTCTGGGAATTGTTTATCGGTATATGAAGATGAAAGAAATGAGTGCTgctgagagagaagaaaattttgttcCACGAGTTTGTATATTTGGTGGAAAAGCTTTTGCTACGTATGTGCAGGCCAAGAGGATTGTTAAATTTATCACGGATGTTGGGACTACAGTAAATCATGATCCCGAGATAGGTGATTTACTTAAGGTATGACTTTTAACCAAACACTATTATAAGTGCACATGCTGGCATCCGCATGCTTGTCTATGTGTGTGGGTGAGAGATGGAGAGGAGAGATTCTTGCAGTAAGCCATATCTTGTTCTGTAACTAGGTTTTACTCGTTACCACTAATTTTATCCTATTCTTTTCCTCCAGTCTGTGCATCactattttatcatttaatgtGATATTGTTTGTCATCTGCCAGATAAAATACTATTGCCAGTGTTAACTTAGTTCCCCGTATTGTTCCATGTGCAATGAGCTGTATTTACTGCAGTATCTCATGGTATCTGTTCATATTATTACAAATGAGATAACTTGTCCTTTGTCAACTGGTACTTAAACAATAGGTCACATAGAATGTCGTTTAGCACTCAGTTATAACTTACGATTAGGACCCTAAACTTTCTGTTTAATGCATGGCAATTTTTCGCTACAAGTTCTATGAGAGTGCTCataagtttctttctttttaattattagGTTGTCTTTGTGCCCGATTACAACGTAAGTGTCGCTGAATTGCTAATTCCTGCAAGTGAGCTCTCACAACATATCAGgtaattcaattttattttatggttattttaaataattcttCTTGTGTTGTACATTTTCTAATGTTTTGATATGATAAACGGAGAGTAAAACCAGGCATTACTAACAATGCCCGATGTTTAAAATAAGGGATCATCCCCAATGATGCTATAACTGCTATACGAGAAACATTGTTCTTGTGACAAGAACAAGAACTTGAGACTTACGGTTGGACTTGTGAAGTAGTGGACCTTCTAATGACCACAAAATGAAACCCATCTTGGCATGGTTAATACCAGCCAGTAATTTATTTGTTGCCTGCGTTGTCATCACATCATCATATTGATACAGTAAACCTTGGTATTGTGAGGAAATGAATGGTTGAATCTCAGTTACAAGTGGACTGTAGATTCTTTTCAAGGCTTTCGTGATACTGAAActgttctttgttttttgttcttgcAATTGTTGCTCTCCCTTTACTTGCAGCACTGCTGGAATGGAGGCTAGTGGAACCAGCAATATGAAGTTTGCGATGAATGGCTGTATCCTGATTGGGACCTTGGATGGGGCCAATGTTGAAATACGTGAAGAAGTTGGAGAAGACAACTTTTTTCTCTTTGGTGCTAAAGCACATGAGATAACGGGGCTGAGGAAGGAGAGAGCTGAGGGGAAAGTATGCTTTACGAACCAACttgatatttttcatttaaGGTTTTGCTGTGAACTCACGAGTCATAATGGGATCTAGCTACCTGGTCATAAAACAGAATGCTTTGGACCTTTGGTGGACAAATATTAATCTGTCAGATTAATCTTTCTTTATCAGATTGCGCATTCACTTAACTTTGACCCAGTTTGCTGCGTTTATGTAGTTCATTCCAGACCCACGTTTCGAAGAAGTCAAGGAATTTGTTAGAAGTGGAGTTTTTGGTCCTTACAACTATGATGAGTTGATGGGTTCATTGGAAGGAAATGAAGGTTATGGTCGTGCAGACTATTTCCTCGTGGGCAAGGACTTCCCAAGCTACATAGAATGCCAAGAAAAGGTCGATGAGGCTTATCGAGACCAAAAGGTGATTAATATACTATGCATGCAATTTTTTTGTTGCCATGGTGTTCGAGTCTTGAGCGTAAATTTTCTCAAGTTTTGCCACCTTATCCATAGTAATATAGTATTGTCCAAGTTTGCTCATGCATTGCAAcatttgttgaatttgatgctCGCAGATTAGTGAGTTTTTGGTTTCCAGTCACTTGTGAGATTTCAGACATTTTGAAAACAGCAATCCTATGGATCTCAGTGTTTTTTTGTCTCATCTATtctaaatgttgagatggacgcacacgatttcatatggatcatgtgcatACATCTCAACATTTGTGATAGATGGGACGAAAAACACAaggatccttaacattttcgtTTTGAAAAAATGCAGcccttttattttgttcattaacTTTTTGAAGTCATTTTTTGCCCTTTTGGCTTTTTATGCTGTGGCAGGGATGGACAAGAATGTCAATCCTGAATACGGCAGGTTCATACAAGTTTAGCAGTGACAGAACAATCCATGAATATGCCAAAGATGTATGGAACATTAAGCCTGTTCGATTGCCATAATCGTGTTATCGGTGTATGTAGCATGGTCCGGCCTTTCCCCCCCCTTTTCTCCATTTCTTTTCCTAAATAAAGTATGCTGCTGGACTGGaatgtatcttttttttttatcagcgGAATAAAATTAGTGTATTCTAAATAATACAATGAGTTATTTGTGGCGGAAACGATTACACGTATTGAATTTCGGTTGATTTTCTCGTACTCATGTTGTCTATCTAAGGACTCGAATGATGACAACAATGAGTTATTTATATGAAAATAGCCAAAGAATCGTTCATGAATTCACACAGTTAATGATCTCGATTTGTCTTGAATTTTTTGTCTTGAATTTTTGCTTTTGTGATTGAGAAGCTACATTTGATTTTTCCATTcaatctaaaaagaaaaaaagaggataTTTTCAGTTATTTTGTATAGTCTTGATTGCATGATTGAGCGGAAATTCCTTTTCCCGTGTCGCTTTGAAATGCCTCTATTGTTTTGTTGATTTAAGTTGCCCACGAACctttttgaaaaattcaatgTAAATATTGAGTATTGAACCATTCCAATCTCTTGCAATATCACAAGGTATTAACATGGAAAGATTAATATTTCATTTGAAATATTTGTCTCCAGCCAATTCGATAACTTTTGTTGGTTGGACAACCATATTTTAATGTGCTATTTGCCCCTCTCTAGTTTCTTGCGCACAATAACGCAAATGCAAGTTCAATTTTATGCTTGACAAGAACTCGATTCCTTGGG encodes the following:
- the LOC119993536 gene encoding alpha-1,4 glucan phosphorylase L isozyme, chloroplastic/amyloplastic isoform X1, encoding MATLNFSVIPARAGASPCSSSSPSQLSRFIDFGSRGGKSRLFFFRTSISRRSLVVKSVSSEPKQKLQDSITEEDALSNPIPFPPDASSIASSIKYHAQFTPLFSPERFELPKAFFATAQSVRDALIINWNATYDYYEKLNVKQAYYLSMEFLQGRALLNATGNLELTGAYAEALSKLGHNLESVACQEPDAALGNGGLGRLASCFLDSLATLDYPAWGYGLRYKYGLFKQLITKEGQEEIAEDWLEMGNPWEIVRNDVAYPVKFYGKVVLGSDEKQHWIGGEDIQAVAYDVPIPGYKTKTTINLRLWSTKVPTEEFDLHAFNAGQHTKAYEALANAEKICSVLYPGDESEDGKVLRLKQQYTLCSASLQDIIARFERRSGAKINWEEFPEKVAVQMNDTHPTLCIPELMRILIDFKGLSWKEAWNITQRTVAYTNHTVLPEALEKWSLELMQKLLPRHVEIIEMIDEELIRTIISEYGTEDYKLLEEKLREMRILENVDLPESFAGIIVKPKESPIAVQDEELEATEAEIELVDEEEEEEEEEEEEEEEEGKTPQGKEKVVPEPVPEPPKMARMDNLCVEEDEVEGKIPQGKEKVVPEPVPEPPKMVRMANLCVVGGHAVNGVAEIHSEIVKDEVFNAFYKLWPEKFQNKTNGVTPRRWIYICNPELSKLITKWTGTEEWVKNTEKLAELRKFADNEELEAHWRAVKRNNKLKVVSFLKQKTGYSVSPDAMFDIQVKRIHEYKRQLLNILGIVYRYMKMKEMSAAEREENFVPRVCIFGGKAFATYVQAKRIVKFITDVGTTVNHDPEIGDLLKVVFVPDYNVSVAELLIPASELSQHISTAGMEASGTSNMKFAMNGCILIGTLDGANVEIREEVGEDNFFLFGAKAHEITGLRKERAEGKFIPDPRFEEVKEFVRSGVFGPYNYDELMGSLEGNEGYGRADYFLVGKDFPSYIECQEKVDEAYRDQKGWTRMSILNTAGSYKFSSDRTIHEYAKDVWNIKPVRLP
- the LOC119993536 gene encoding alpha-1,4 glucan phosphorylase L isozyme, chloroplastic/amyloplastic isoform X2, whose translation is MATLNFSVIPARAGASPCSSSSPSQLSRFIDFGSRGGKSRLFFFRTSISRRSLVVKSVSSEPKQKLQDSITEEDALSNPIPFPPDASSIASSIKYHAQFTPLFSPERFELPKAFFATAQSVRDALIINWNATYDYYEKLNVKQAYYLSMEFLQGRALLNATGNLELTGAYAEALSKLGHNLESVACQEPDAALGNGGLGRLASCFLDSLATLDYPAWGYGLRYKYGLFKQLITKEGQEEIAEDWLEMGNPWEIVRNDVAYPVKFYGKVVLGSDEKQHWIGGEDIQAVAYDVPIPGYKTKTTINLRLWSTKVPTEEFDLHAFNAGQHTKAYEALANAEKICSVLYPGDESEDGKVLRLKQQYTLCSASLQDIIARFERRSGAKINWEEFPEKVAVQMNDTHPTLCIPELMRILIDFKGLSWKEAWNITQRTVAYTNHTVLPEALEKWSLELMQKLLPRHVEIIEMIDEELIRTIISEYGTEDYKLLEEKLREMRILENVDLPESFAGIIVKPKESPIAVQDEELEATEAEIELVDEEEEEEEEEEEEEEDEVEGKIPQGKEKVVPEPVPEPPKMVRMANLCVVGGHAVNGVAEIHSEIVKDEVFNAFYKLWPEKFQNKTNGVTPRRWIYICNPELSKLITKWTGTEEWVKNTEKLAELRKFADNEELEAHWRAVKRNNKLKVVSFLKQKTGYSVSPDAMFDIQVKRIHEYKRQLLNILGIVYRYMKMKEMSAAEREENFVPRVCIFGGKAFATYVQAKRIVKFITDVGTTVNHDPEIGDLLKVVFVPDYNVSVAELLIPASELSQHISTAGMEASGTSNMKFAMNGCILIGTLDGANVEIREEVGEDNFFLFGAKAHEITGLRKERAEGKFIPDPRFEEVKEFVRSGVFGPYNYDELMGSLEGNEGYGRADYFLVGKDFPSYIECQEKVDEAYRDQKGWTRMSILNTAGSYKFSSDRTIHEYAKDVWNIKPVRLP